In the Sporichthyaceae bacterium genome, one interval contains:
- a CDS encoding aminotransferase class IV, whose product MQGAQRAVVAVLGTGLVDPTGPVIRVDDPGVTRGDGCFEGCRLRDGVIDKLDAHLARLTRSAAALEIPFDRPAWEALIAEAAAAWTAPGEAAMKVLLTRGAPGEGPSGFVAIGPLPADYPRQRRDGLKVVTLSRGFPSDAFADASWLLGGVKTLSYAVNMAAQREASRRGADDAVLISSDAVVLESPTGSVAWWDGSTLQTTPTGDTGILAGTTQRLLFERAATAGWATAETTASVADLHAADVVWLIGSVRGPVDVVELDGVARSRVPDVDAEVRRLAGFSG is encoded by the coding sequence GTGCAGGGAGCCCAGCGCGCCGTGGTGGCCGTCCTCGGCACCGGCCTGGTCGACCCGACCGGTCCGGTCATCCGGGTCGACGACCCGGGTGTCACCCGCGGCGACGGCTGCTTCGAGGGCTGCCGGCTGCGCGACGGGGTGATCGACAAGCTGGACGCGCACCTGGCGCGGCTGACCCGATCCGCTGCCGCGCTGGAGATCCCGTTCGACCGTCCGGCGTGGGAGGCGCTGATCGCCGAGGCGGCCGCCGCGTGGACCGCGCCCGGCGAGGCGGCGATGAAGGTGCTGCTCACCCGCGGCGCGCCTGGCGAGGGACCGAGCGGGTTCGTCGCCATCGGTCCGCTGCCCGCCGACTACCCGCGGCAGCGCCGGGACGGGCTGAAGGTCGTCACGCTGTCGCGCGGCTTCCCGTCCGACGCGTTCGCCGACGCGTCGTGGCTGCTCGGCGGCGTCAAGACGTTGTCCTATGCGGTCAACATGGCTGCGCAACGAGAGGCTTCGCGGCGCGGCGCGGACGACGCCGTGCTCATCAGCTCGGACGCCGTGGTGCTCGAATCACCGACCGGGTCGGTCGCCTGGTGGGACGGCAGCACGCTGCAGACCACCCCGACGGGCGACACCGGCATCCTGGCCGGCACGACACAGCGACTGCTGTTCGAGCGGGCCGCGACAGCCGGTTGGGCCACCGCCGAAACGACGGCGAGCGTGGCCGACCTGCACGCCGCTGACGTCGTCTGGTTGATCGGGAGCGTGCGCGGTCCGGTCGACGTCGTCGAACTCGACGGCGTGGCGCGCAGCCGGGTGCCGGACGTGGACGCCGAGGTCCGCCGACTGGCCGGGTTCAGCGGTTGA